The genomic window TATAGAGTGTTACTAGTTATAGTAATAATATTAGCACTAATAATTCTCTTTAATGTATTTAAAGAACGTTTAACATGGGTGGTAGCAGGAATAGGTGTTTGGGTTGCAGTAGCTATAATTTTAGGTAGTATATATCCTTCGGTTATACAAAATATGGTAGTTAATCCTAATGAATTTAACCGAGAACGGCCTTATTTGGATAATGCTATAGAATTTACTCGAATGGCATATGGATTAGATGAAGTAGAAAGAAAACGATTTGATATTGACTATGATTTAACTATGGAAGATATAGAAAACAATCCAGCTACAATCAATAATATTCGTTTGTGGGATTGGGAGCCATTAACAGAAACTTATAGAAGTCTTCAAGAACTTAGGACCTATTATGTATTTGATAATATAGATATTGACCGATATACAATAGATGGAGAATATCGTCAGGTAATGCTTTCAGCTCGTGAATTAGAACAAGAAGATTTACCTGATAATGCTAAAACTTGGATAAATCAACGTTTAATGTATACTCATGGATATGGAGTTACAGCAAGTCCAGTTAATGAGGTTGCACCTGATTCAGGATTTCCTAATTTTATCTTAAGTGATATACCTCCTGTATCTACAACAGACCTTACTGTTAATAGACCAGAAATTTACTTTGGAGAAAGAACTAATAATGATGTAATTGTTAACACCGAACAACCTGAATTCCATTATCCTATGGGTGAACAAAATGCTTATACGTTTTATGAAGGAGACAAAGGAGTTAAACTAGAATCATTCTTTAAACAGTTAGCTGTGGCTTGGACACAAAGAGATTATAGAATATTATTATCTTCTGATATTACAAACGACAGTCAAATATTAATGAACAGAAATATTCAAGATAGAGTAAATAAAATAGCACCTTATTTAAGATATGATCGAGACCCATATATAGTAATAAGTGATGAAGGACACCTATATTGGATGTGGGATGCTTATACAGTAACTAATAAGTTTCCTTATTCAGAACCTTTTGATGGCAATAACAACAATTATATAAGAAATTCGGTTAAAGTTGTTGTAAATGCTTATACTGGAGAAACCAATTTCTATATTGCTGACGATTCTGATCCAATTATACAGACTTATAGTAATATATTCCCAGATTTGTATAAACCATTATCGGAAATGCCTGAATATCTTCAAAACCACTTAAGATATCCGGTTGATATGTTTAATATTCAAGCAGAAAAATATAGACATTTCCATATGACTGATACTCAGGTTTTTTATAACAAAGAGGATGCTTGGATAATACCAAATGAAATTAGTGGTGGTCAAGAAAGAAAAATGGAGCCATATTATACAATAATGCGCTTACCAGAAGAGGATCAAGAAGAATATATTTTAATGCTCCCCTATACACCTCAAGCAAGACCAAATATGACAGCTTGGATGTGTGCTAGAATGGATGGAGATAATTATGGTAATTTACTTGTATATGACTTCCCAAGAGGGGAAACAGTATATGGACCTATGCAAATAGAGTCAAGAATAAACCAAAACACTGCAATTTCACAGCAACTAGCTTTATGGGATCAAAGAGGCTCTAGAACATTTAGAGGGAACTTATTAGTAATTCCAATAGAAAACTCTATACTATATGTTGAGCCACTATATCTACAAGCAGCAACAAGTGAAATACCAGAATTGAAACGCGTATTTGTTGCTTATGGAAATAGTATTGTAATGGAACCAACTTTAGATAAAGCACTTGAAAGAATATTTGGAGATCGTGAAAGACCAGCACCTGAAATGCCAGAAGATATGCCTGAGGATATGCCAGAAGAAGCAATTGTAGGTGATGAAACATTTGAAAGTGTTCAAGATTTAGCTCAAAGAGCTAGTCGTATTTATGAAGAAGCAAATCAAGCTTTAAGACAAGGAGACTGGTCTAGGTACGGAGATAGAATGGATGAACTAAACGATGTTTTAAGACGCTTAGAGGAAACTGTGGCTTATTAAGCCACAGTTTTTCTCCATATATTTATTAGGAAATTTAGTTAGTGAATAGGAGAGAAAATTTATGAGTAACAAAGAAAATAAAGTAATAGTTTGTTTAGGTGATAGTATTACTCATGGATACCCCTATGGTCCTCAAGAATCTTGGGTAAAAATGTTAGCAGAAACTACTGGATATGAGTTTATAAATCAAGGCATTAATGGTAACACAACAGAAAATATGTTGAACCGATTTAATAGATCTGTTTTAAGATACAAACCAACGCATTTGCTTATAAGTGGTGGTATAAATGATGTTTTAATGCGAGATACATTTGCTCAAACCACTAATAATATAATAAAAATGCATAAGAAAGCTAAAGAGCATAATATAAAGGTAATATTCGGCTTACCTACGCCTGTGGCCTATCCTGAATTTGAAGCGATGCTTAAAAAGTTGCGTACTTGGATGATTGAATATGCTATTAAAAACAATATTAAAGTTATAGATTTTTCTAGAGCATTTTATGATGAAAGCAATAACCTTCGTAGGGAACTTCTTCTCCCCGATGGAGGTCATCCAACAAGGGAGGGATACAAAGCTATTTTTTCAGTAATAGATTTAGAAATATTTTAAACTAATGCTGGGGTTTCTTCTGGTTTTAGTGGTTGAACATTTATAATATTTCCTTCAGCATTTTCTGTGTTAAATATTCTTATATTAGCAGTTGTTTCATTTTTAGCATCACTATAACGAGCTACAATTTGACCGGCATAATATATATCTTCATCAGTCATTGTATTCATTTTTCTTAATATAGCTAGTGGTCCTGGTCTATCTGCAACCTTTAATAGGTAGTCTGTAGAAAATGCTATATTTTTTAAACTTTCATTTTCACTATGATTTCTACCAATAACTAATAAATTATAATCTCCTATGTAAAAATGTCTGCCTATTTTTAATATTTCTAATCCTTTAGCACCATGATCTGGTGTTATTTCTAAAGTCTTTTTCAATCTGCGTGAAAAGTTTTCATCTGTTAATAAACACCCACCTGCTGGTGAGGGATAATCCACTATTCCGTATTCTTCTGCTAATGCCATTTGCCTAGTTCGGCTTCTACCGCTGATATCAAGTAGTTGTTCTCTATCTACCCATCCATTTTCTTCAGGAATTGTAATAGGTAAAAGTTTTGCTGATAATGGTCTAAGGATATAACCCTTATATCCGGATAGCTTTTCAACAGTTTGAAGAGCTGATTTATTTTGGCTCATAGGTCTTTGCCCTAATACTTCACCAGTTATTAAAAATGATGCTTCTAAATCTAACATAAGATCACCAGCTTTTTTGAACATAAAAGCGTGGCAATCTATACATGGATTAAAAT from Candidatus Syntrophocurvum alkaliphilum includes these protein-coding regions:
- a CDS encoding SGNH/GDSL hydrolase family protein; its protein translation is MSNKENKVIVCLGDSITHGYPYGPQESWVKMLAETTGYEFINQGINGNTTENMLNRFNRSVLRYKPTHLLISGGINDVLMRDTFAQTTNNIIKMHKKAKEHNIKVIFGLPTPVAYPEFEAMLKKLRTWMIEYAIKNNIKVIDFSRAFYDESNNLRRELLLPDGGHPTREGYKAIFSVIDLEIF
- a CDS encoding DUF814 domain-containing protein, whose amino-acid sequence is MKAISLFSGGLDSQLAAKIIKDLEIEIIAINFKSPFFGATEETIQAAKDLGIKLLTPDISEEYMDVVKKPIYGYGKNFNPCIDCHAFMFKKAGDLMLDLEASFLITGEVLGQRPMSQNKSALQTVEKLSGYKGYILRPLSAKLLPITIPEENGWVDREQLLDISGRSRTRQMALAEEYGIVDYPSPAGGCLLTDENFSRRLKKTLEITPDHGAKGLEILKIGRHFYIGDYNLLVIGRNHSENESLKNIAFSTDYLLKVADRPGPLAILRKMNTMTDEDIYYAGQIVARYSDAKNETTANIRIFNTENAEGNIINVQPLKPEETPALV
- a CDS encoding UPF0182 family protein, which encodes MRNYSTSSIVKIITLILAISIISIFASLYVDWLWFQSIDFESVFTITVLTKVGLYTIVFLLSFLFLYLNLSIVRKNLKPPERPSHTDDGREIFYLNREEPQQSPFTEILTNKNVKWLLIGISIFGALLISSASLDKWLVVQQFFNKVTFGALDPIFNKDISFYLFDLTFYQFIYGTLMFTLILTVLTVGVLYFLNSSSEIFFADFKEFTFAKKHIAVLVSIIFLIQAWGYYLAAYSILYSPSGLVFGATYTDVNAKLLAYRVLLVIVIILALIILFNVFKERLTWVVAGIGVWVAVAIILGSIYPSVIQNMVVNPNEFNRERPYLDNAIEFTRMAYGLDEVERKRFDIDYDLTMEDIENNPATINNIRLWDWEPLTETYRSLQELRTYYVFDNIDIDRYTIDGEYRQVMLSARELEQEDLPDNAKTWINQRLMYTHGYGVTASPVNEVAPDSGFPNFILSDIPPVSTTDLTVNRPEIYFGERTNNDVIVNTEQPEFHYPMGEQNAYTFYEGDKGVKLESFFKQLAVAWTQRDYRILLSSDITNDSQILMNRNIQDRVNKIAPYLRYDRDPYIVISDEGHLYWMWDAYTVTNKFPYSEPFDGNNNNYIRNSVKVVVNAYTGETNFYIADDSDPIIQTYSNIFPDLYKPLSEMPEYLQNHLRYPVDMFNIQAEKYRHFHMTDTQVFYNKEDAWIIPNEISGGQERKMEPYYTIMRLPEEDQEEYILMLPYTPQARPNMTAWMCARMDGDNYGNLLVYDFPRGETVYGPMQIESRINQNTAISQQLALWDQRGSRTFRGNLLVIPIENSILYVEPLYLQAATSEIPELKRVFVAYGNSIVMEPTLDKALERIFGDRERPAPEMPEDMPEDMPEEAIVGDETFESVQDLAQRASRIYEEANQALRQGDWSRYGDRMDELNDVLRRLEETVAY